One Gossypium hirsutum isolate 1008001.06 chromosome A08, Gossypium_hirsutum_v2.1, whole genome shotgun sequence genomic window, CATCTCAAAGAAACGATTGTGAGCATAGTTTAAcaacaaaattttatttcttttgaagaGTTATAGATGATTTGGTTGGTGGGACAGAGCGTCCATTGTTAGGTTTCCTATATACGCATGGTACCCACCGTATCAATTTGTATAAAGCGTTTCACTCTTAAAATGCTACTAattaatatatgttttgtttCATATTTTGGACGTCCCAAAAACAATGGTGAATACAGAGTAGTAACAAGGAGGAGAAATAAAATTGTGGTATAAATTCAATTCCCACTGATGTTTCCATTTTTAGTACGTTATCTGTCAGCCTTTGTGAAGTTCACCCTAAATCCTTGAAACTTCTATTTTAGTACTAATACATGGGCTGTTACACTAGACGTTAAAACAGGTGAGAATAAGCCCAACTTAATGGGGCCCAGAGGCTGGAATCCATTGACATTAGTTGGCCAGTGGCCACTACAGTTTCTTTCACAAGGAAGGAGCATCAAATGTCTCTTCTCTCAGCTCAGGCCAAGGCTGACTCTGAGACACATGCACGTCAAAGATATACCTCGAGAAAATTGAGTGGCAGACAGGCAGGCAAGCAAAGGCCCCTTACACCATGACACAACAAATACTAACAGCTAGCATTCAACGGATGCACAGACAATATCGTTCCACTTTATACCTTTCTTTTCCCTCTCTCTCTTGGCCTCATTGGCTTCAGTTACCACGAAAGTTCCATCTTTTCAAACAATCCCATAAACCCACAAATTTATCATCATTGTCACACCAAGTCAATTCTGATTGAAACTATGTAATGGTGCATGTTCTGCGTCCCAGAACAAGCTCCCCGCATTCAGAATcactatatatgtatgtatgcgaTCTTCATACGGGATCAAGGATGAAGCCCTTGACTAAACGTTGAGGATTACATTGTTTATTTATGTACAACGAAAAATATATATGCATGGAAGtatgtttattttgttcaaaCAATTTATCATTATTGGAGCTGATATATATTTAAACAACATATATAGAATAGTATATATATGATTTACAACTTACAGATGTTACGGTTGGCCTTAACCCTTCAGTAGTAATATCTCCTTCGGATTCTTTTCTTGCTCACAGGGGTTGGTGCTTCTCCACTACCAGGGAATTCCCACTTAACCACATCTCCATCCCAAGAAGAGCTGACCAGCATCGGGTAGTATGGGTGCCAACTACAGTCTCTTACCGGTGATGTATGGTGCTTGAGTACTGCAACTTGGGCTCCGGTTGCCTGTACCAACTGACCATGTTATCCTCGATAAAGAAAATTTGGTAATTTGGTTGCATAGCACAGAGGCCACACTGTTTTGGTGTTCATGCAATGGCTTGGAAGTTGGAACATTAAGCCACAGTCTTTTAATTTACATTCATTTGCCGGCCTGGCATTATCAATTACTGCATGGCATCTCATAAAATGCATAATTACACTTTCTTCTTATAGTTCAAGATAATGCACCTCGTAACTACAGCTATTAAGCACAAAACTCAACAATTTTGAATCCAACAGGAAGTATCATCATAATTCATATACTAGTTATCTACACAATGTAATGGTGTATGCAATAGTGGTGCTAAATGCAACTTATAGGAAAAGCAACAAGGAATTTGATTACTTACCACATCATAGATATAAACCCTAGAGTCATGAGATCCAGTGTAAATGTACTTCTGACCCGTACTGCGATATACGGTACAAGAAATTGAGATAACGATATAAATACTTCAAACCAGACCCTATAGTGAGAATGAGAAACACAAAATAGCTCACTAAACAAAAAGGAGAATTAAATACCACTGGATCTATAGTAGCACTCACCTGTATTCTGGGGAAAAGTAACAGCGAATAAGAGTTCGCAAGACCGAGTGACCTTTATAAGTAGCAATGGATTGGTCAGATGGGTGCTTCAAATCTCTAGCCTGTGGCGGGTAGTCCATCCATCTGTAATCCCAGTCATAAGTCTTAAACCCTAAATTGCTGCAATAACATAATAAAGAAGTCTTTAACTTAATCTGCTTTATTCTATTCAATATGGGATGATGTTAAAGTACCGACTTCCATAAACTCAATCCATTGTATTTGACTGGAAATTGCTTTAACCAAAATCAATCtggtaaattaaactaaaaaccaAACTAAGCATGGTTAAAACTGATgttgaaattcaaatttaaagTTCCACGAATCAGCACGAACATGACATAGATATGCAGAGAAATCTAAACCATGCTGCAGTTTCATTTTGAATAACGTAAAAGGTTGCAACTCCCAGGGGTAACATTAGATGCCATAGAATAATCATACCAAGAGGTAATGGAGGACATCTTTCTGGTATCCCAAAGCTTGATAGTCTGATCTTTACCATTTGATATAAAATAGCGACCATCTCCTCGACTGTCAATAAATGTCACACCTTCCAGGTGTCCCATCAAGACACCTGCTGGCTTATCTTTTGCAACAAAGCAACGCCTATCCCACACCTAAACAAACATTACTGCCAATTGCTTAATCAAAAGGGAAAGTAAAGCAGATTTATGCTTCTCATGCTTTCAGTAACATCTTTTTGTGGCAAACATTTTTGGTAACATGTTGAGGTATATTCAAAGATACTTTCTAATGGTTTTGCCTTTGAAAGTGTTGGTAAATGGGAACTTACTAAAATATAGAAAGCAAGCAACAAATTCTTTGCAACACAGCATAGCATTTTCAAACTACAGTGTCACCACAcaaaattatgaactaaaacTAAACAACTATGCATAATGTCAGTCGAGGATTAACAGAACCCTTCCATATAAAAGATAATGGCCTCGGAAAAGGTATTATTCATCTGGtgaaaattacaataaaaaatataagtatttcAGGAAAAAAAGGATAATAATAGAATGCCTATGCATAAGAGACCTGAGCTTACCTTGCAGAGATTATCATCACTTCCTGAATATATCAGATTACCACTTTCATCAGCAAAGGTtacagtattaacatcagcctgAAAGACGAAACGCAGATCAATTCTAGAACCCCAAAAATTATAGAACCAAATAGGGAAATGGTAACCACATTACATGAAACCAATATTTGATCAAAAACAATATGTGAGGATAAATCTTTTCGAGGAAACAAGAAATGATACATACGCGGaatgggtgaaatttattaaaggcAATTCAACCAAGCTGTCAATTTTCAAACTGAAAAGATTAGTCAACTTGTTACGAATTTTTAGAGGGTATCCAGGTATTTATGGGCTTAGATGTCTGCATAGCATTTTAAGATATATCTCCTAGCTTTAAAAcgcaatttgaataactcgatttcgagagctcaagttatgaccgttttaaTGAAACTGCACAAGCAGAATTTCTGAACAGGATTATGACAGAAATTacgagttttgggcttttaattcgagtttaaatcatattggattCGATTTTTAggctcaatttttattatatatgagctcaatattgtgtttattaggttttattattttattatttattattatgatttttggatattttttaaatattttaagttatctAAGAGTTTTTGTTTCTTAGTCAAATAAGAAAGATTAGTTTAAAATTACTtgttgtttagattaattaaagtttcagtatacttaattgttttt contains:
- the LOC107952169 gene encoding LEC14B homolog isoform X4, whose amino-acid sequence is MSPVKLVAVTGKKKLPVSPVKMLAGREGNYSRRGGFSSADRCHMISRYLPVNGPWLADQMTSRAYVSQFSADGSLFVAGFQGSDIRIYNVDRGWKVQKNILAKSLRWTVTDTSLSPDQRHLVYTSMSPIVHIVNVGSATTESLANITEVHEGLDFSAADGGYSFGIFSVKFSTDGRELVAGSSDDSIYVYDLEANKLSLRIAAHMADVNTVTFADESGNLIYSGSDDNLCKVWDRRCFVAKDKPAGVLMGHLEGVTFIDSRGDGRYFISNGKDQTIKLWDTRKMSSITSCNLGFKTYDWDYRWMDYPPQARDLKHPSDQSIATYKGHSVLRTLIRCYFSPEYSTGQKYIYTGSHDSRVYIYDVATGAQVAVLKHHTSPVRDCSWHPYYPMLVSSSWDGDVVKWEFPGSGEAPTPVSKKRIRRRYYY